The following proteins are co-located in the uncultured Draconibacterium sp. genome:
- a CDS encoding ABC transporter permease, translating to MIVKVVVRNLIKRPFLHLVKVIGLSLALVGILFIALFLENELSYDAYHKNADNIYRYSITDPDFLGGKHFARLINPGYVSELKEQIPEVTNFVRLRPVSGGVMKYNNRFYSINEAFECDSTFFQFFEAELSVGDKETILENPASMVVSGSFAAKVFGTENPIGKILTIPTGQFYGEEQNFTINGVMEDFPSNSHFHPDFIATPVKDHFEYGWAWTYLELAENANPENVKTGIRNFLLERTDTETEEMDTQVYLQKLTDIHLHSNKLREIEANGNIRNIYVLAIAALILLLISISNYANLNIGMAGFSAKYLFINKLLGSSKRQIIRYFFTEGFIIAMATLLLALIVVPPVNTIIQRGYQLNLLAGNLALVFIVVTVFILFSVSFGMLPVLKPVFSAMKSGRNNSNTKQNQGGINRGILVFQYAFSIALIISVIVISRQTNFAFKSGMGAGEDNIIVFESVHASLQQKFEILKEELLKYNSIQSVSAMMEPPGGEANDMFAFELEGYTPDEQNEQYERIGVFPCDYSFASLFNLSFLSGTNFTENNLDNEGSAEYIINEAAMKRLNYSNADDIIGKVFKLNFEQLEASGIKLPRGKIIGVVKDFHLSSLKKEVEPLVLFKRDKLWLINFIVAFEPGKKLEALADMKTVWTSLFPEYPFQYESVGSMYQKVYKAELLQARLLSIFTFIALFICSMGLFGLALIVTQQRTKEIGVRKVNGARVREIVQMLNRDFIKWVVLAFVLACPFAWFAMNKWLENFVYKVSLSWWIFVLAGILAVGIALLTVSFQSWKAATRNPVEALRDE from the coding sequence ATGATTGTAAAAGTTGTTGTCCGGAATTTAATCAAACGACCTTTTCTTCATTTGGTAAAAGTAATTGGCTTAAGCCTCGCGTTGGTTGGTATTTTATTTATCGCACTATTTCTGGAAAATGAATTAAGTTACGATGCCTACCATAAAAATGCAGATAACATTTACCGTTACTCCATTACGGATCCTGATTTTTTGGGTGGCAAACATTTTGCACGGCTCATAAATCCAGGATATGTATCTGAATTAAAGGAACAAATTCCGGAGGTCACCAATTTTGTCAGACTCCGCCCCGTAAGTGGAGGTGTGATGAAATACAACAACCGCTTTTATTCTATTAACGAGGCTTTTGAATGCGACAGTACCTTTTTTCAGTTTTTCGAAGCAGAACTTAGTGTTGGTGACAAAGAAACAATACTCGAAAATCCGGCTTCGATGGTAGTATCCGGAAGTTTTGCAGCAAAAGTGTTTGGAACTGAAAATCCGATAGGAAAAATTCTAACAATACCCACGGGGCAGTTTTATGGCGAGGAGCAAAATTTCACCATAAACGGAGTGATGGAGGATTTTCCATCCAACAGCCATTTTCATCCCGATTTTATTGCTACACCGGTAAAAGATCATTTTGAATACGGTTGGGCCTGGACTTATTTGGAGTTGGCCGAGAATGCAAATCCTGAAAACGTTAAAACCGGAATTCGCAATTTTCTGCTTGAAAGAACTGATACCGAAACCGAAGAGATGGATACCCAGGTTTATCTGCAAAAATTAACCGACATACATTTACATTCGAATAAACTAAGAGAAATTGAAGCAAACGGAAATATCCGAAACATTTATGTGCTGGCCATTGCCGCTTTAATTTTACTCTTGATTTCCATTAGTAATTATGCCAACCTGAATATCGGGATGGCAGGTTTTAGTGCCAAGTATTTATTTATAAATAAATTACTGGGTTCATCAAAACGGCAAATTATTCGCTACTTTTTTACGGAAGGATTTATTATAGCAATGGCAACCTTGCTGCTTGCTCTAATCGTTGTTCCGCCTGTTAATACAATCATTCAGCGCGGGTATCAATTAAATTTGCTGGCGGGTAATCTGGCTTTGGTTTTTATAGTTGTAACGGTATTTATACTTTTTAGTGTAAGTTTTGGAATGCTGCCGGTACTTAAACCTGTTTTTTCGGCGATGAAAAGCGGACGAAACAATTCAAATACAAAACAAAACCAAGGTGGAATAAACCGGGGGATTCTTGTTTTTCAGTACGCTTTTTCCATTGCACTAATTATTTCGGTAATTGTAATTAGCCGGCAAACCAATTTTGCATTTAAAAGTGGAATGGGAGCCGGGGAAGACAACATAATCGTTTTTGAATCGGTGCATGCCAGTCTTCAACAGAAATTTGAAATTCTGAAAGAGGAGTTGTTAAAATACAACAGCATTCAATCGGTTTCGGCCATGATGGAACCACCTGGCGGTGAGGCAAATGATATGTTCGCATTTGAATTGGAAGGATACACTCCCGACGAACAAAACGAGCAATACGAACGAATCGGGGTTTTTCCGTGCGACTATTCATTTGCATCACTGTTTAATTTGTCGTTTTTAAGCGGAACAAACTTTACCGAAAATAACCTCGACAACGAAGGATCGGCAGAGTACATTATTAATGAAGCGGCCATGAAACGATTAAATTATTCGAATGCCGATGATATTATTGGAAAAGTATTTAAGCTGAATTTTGAGCAACTTGAAGCTTCGGGAATAAAATTGCCACGTGGAAAAATTATTGGAGTGGTAAAAGATTTTCATCTTTCGAGCCTTAAAAAAGAAGTGGAACCATTGGTGCTTTTTAAGCGCGATAAGTTGTGGCTGATTAATTTTATTGTGGCGTTTGAGCCAGGTAAAAAGTTGGAAGCTCTGGCTGATATGAAAACGGTTTGGACTTCACTTTTCCCTGAATATCCTTTTCAGTACGAATCGGTGGGATCGATGTATCAAAAAGTATATAAAGCCGAATTGTTGCAGGCCAGGCTTTTGTCGATTTTTACATTTATTGCCTTGTTTATCTGCTCAATGGGCTTGTTTGGGCTCGCACTTATTGTTACCCAACAACGCACAAAAGAAATTGGTGTGCGAAAAGTAAATGGTGCACGCGTAAGAGAAATTGTGCAGATGTTAAACCGCGATTTTATAAAGTGGGTTGTTTTGGCTTTTGTATTGGCTTGTCCGTTTGCCTGGTTTGCCATGAATAAATGGCTCGAGAACTTTGTCTATAAAGTGTCGTTGAGCTGGTGGATTTTTGTTTTGGCCGGTATTTTGGCTGTGGGAATAGCCCTGCTTACTGTGTCGTTTCAGAGTTGGAAAGCTGCCACTCGTAATCCGGTAGAAGCCTTGCGTGATGAGTGA
- a CDS encoding alpha/beta hydrolase produces the protein MNYLLKIGFVLVFFLTVVSSSVNAQKAKEHLLWEKGIPNNPIQYEQEKVREEQVNESSLSQKNRVFSQVSEPTYTLYKAKKDIANGVAIVICPGGGFRDVWFDREGADFALWLAERGITSLVLKYRTFNADAEGFTLEREVYNPEVYADAKQAIHILRTQSEKLNIDKNKIGISGFSAGGALALYAGLAIFESQLPEYADFDERTEPDFVAPIYPGINNAIYHTVKHKQKVPPMFLVNGAQDDVTPPDKCIQLYTALLERKVPAELHIYAKGSHGFDSGIGRGKSVATWQNSLINWLKDMDFIED, from the coding sequence ATGAACTACTTGCTCAAAATCGGCTTCGTACTTGTTTTTTTTCTAACCGTTGTATCCAGTTCCGTAAATGCTCAAAAAGCAAAGGAACACCTGCTTTGGGAAAAGGGAATCCCCAACAATCCAATACAATATGAGCAGGAAAAAGTAAGAGAAGAGCAGGTAAATGAAAGCTCTCTTTCGCAAAAGAACCGAGTGTTTAGCCAGGTTTCGGAACCGACTTATACTTTGTACAAAGCAAAGAAGGACATCGCAAACGGAGTGGCCATCGTAATTTGTCCGGGTGGTGGTTTTCGCGATGTTTGGTTCGACCGTGAAGGAGCTGATTTTGCACTTTGGCTGGCAGAACGCGGAATTACCTCACTGGTGTTAAAATACCGTACTTTTAATGCCGATGCAGAAGGTTTTACGCTCGAACGCGAGGTGTATAATCCCGAAGTTTATGCCGATGCAAAACAAGCCATTCATATTTTGCGTACCCAGTCGGAAAAACTAAACATCGACAAAAACAAAATTGGAATAAGCGGTTTTTCTGCCGGAGGAGCACTGGCACTTTACGCCGGGTTAGCTATTTTCGAAAGCCAGCTGCCTGAATATGCTGATTTTGATGAAAGAACCGAACCCGATTTTGTGGCTCCCATTTATCCGGGTATAAACAATGCCATTTACCACACTGTAAAACACAAACAAAAAGTTCCGCCCATGTTTTTGGTTAATGGTGCACAAGACGATGTTACGCCACCCGATAAATGCATTCAGCTTTACACGGCCTTGCTCGAAAGAAAAGTACCTGCCGAATTGCATATTTACGCCAAAGGATCGCATGGTTTCGATTCCGGGATTGGACGGGGAAAAAGCGTGGCAACCTGGCAAAACAGTCTGATTAACTGGCTAAAAGATATGGATTTTATAGAGGATTAA
- a CDS encoding ABC transporter ATP-binding protein, with protein MIQLKNIDKYYDAKFQRTFVLKGVNLDIEQGEFVSIMGPSGAGKSTLLNIIGFLDEPSEGEYLFLDQPANKLKEKQKVQYHRSHIGFIFQAFHLIDEMNVYENIETPLVYRGVKSKERKAMVADMLDRFNMVAKKDLFPSQLSGGQQQLVAIARAIVGSPKLLLADEPTGNLHSEQGEMIMKLLKKLNDEGMTIIQVTHSKENAQYGNRIITLKDGYVKEEN; from the coding sequence ATGATACAATTAAAAAACATTGACAAGTATTACGACGCAAAATTTCAGCGGACATTTGTGCTTAAAGGAGTAAACCTCGATATTGAGCAAGGAGAATTTGTTTCGATTATGGGGCCGAGTGGAGCCGGAAAATCAACTCTATTGAATATTATTGGTTTTTTGGACGAACCCAGTGAAGGAGAATATTTGTTCCTTGATCAGCCAGCCAATAAACTTAAGGAAAAACAAAAGGTGCAGTACCACCGCAGTCACATTGGCTTTATTTTTCAGGCCTTTCACCTGATCGACGAAATGAATGTGTACGAAAACATTGAAACTCCCTTGGTGTACAGAGGCGTAAAAAGCAAAGAACGAAAAGCTATGGTTGCCGACATGCTGGATCGCTTTAATATGGTGGCTAAAAAGGACCTGTTTCCGAGCCAGCTTTCGGGTGGTCAACAACAATTGGTTGCCATTGCCAGAGCCATTGTTGGTAGTCCTAAATTGCTGCTTGCCGACGAGCCAACCGGTAATTTGCACAGCGAGCAAGGCGAAATGATTATGAAACTCCTGAAAAAATTAAACGATGAGGGAATGACCATCATCCAGGTGACTCATTCGAAAGAAAATGCACAATACGGAAACCGGATTATTACATTAAAAGATGGATATGTAAAAGAAGAAAATTAA